The following proteins are co-located in the Deinococcus radiotolerans genome:
- a CDS encoding PASTA domain-containing protein produces MIDGKYEVLREVAVQGPVTLSEVRSAEGVTRQVAWFTVATPADRQAFHAYRTALRALSPAGLTDVVARPGAFYAVWQPVTGQPLEAALAHKGVPQDLVEQVQGLAAALAEHGYALEDAQVLVEGHEVRVAYLTPRVTPRTPEDVAARNAVTLAPLKRARVRRRREPGAWLTFIPGLLLLGGATYVGAQAVQIYLNPPVRPVPTVVGQAAKPAAQQLTREGFRVEFVKGQAAGRAVGSIIRQDPVGNSNLPVGRLVTLTVNNPPSIEVPRLEEMTPAQARDALKGSAMTVGKIVKVDGTLTGTPEGRVVAQLPEAGSTAQQGQAVQLMVSTGIVGKRTFIPDLKGMQYEDALKTIRAAGLVVTKVSPQPSDLKEGTVLEQTPLAYATVTTGGPVSLTVAAPRYSAPSRPAGSLPLPPAPEPEPQPESQPEPDPVPEDTSTTSTQTPETSTSGGTQEIPAVPASGSTPEVAAPLPRSVTLRYTFPTDLPDGTYTLAVRDANGERALNLSAAAEALAGKQITTTETVRGEAVFIIRRDGQDFALETP; encoded by the coding sequence ATGATCGACGGGAAGTACGAGGTGCTGCGTGAGGTTGCGGTGCAGGGCCCGGTTACGCTCTCGGAGGTCCGTTCGGCCGAGGGCGTCACCCGTCAGGTGGCGTGGTTCACGGTGGCGACGCCCGCGGACCGGCAGGCCTTCCATGCGTACCGGACGGCGCTGCGGGCCCTGAGCCCGGCGGGCCTGACGGACGTGGTGGCGCGGCCGGGCGCGTTCTACGCGGTGTGGCAGCCGGTGACGGGTCAGCCGCTGGAGGCCGCGCTGGCGCACAAGGGCGTGCCGCAGGATCTGGTGGAGCAGGTGCAGGGGCTGGCGGCCGCGCTGGCCGAGCACGGGTACGCCCTGGAGGACGCGCAGGTGCTCGTGGAGGGCCATGAGGTGCGCGTGGCGTACCTGACGCCCCGCGTGACGCCGCGGACCCCGGAGGACGTCGCGGCGCGGAACGCCGTGACGCTCGCCCCGCTGAAGCGGGCGCGGGTGCGGCGGCGGCGCGAGCCGGGCGCGTGGCTGACGTTCATTCCGGGGCTGCTGCTGCTGGGCGGCGCGACGTACGTGGGCGCGCAGGCCGTGCAGATCTACCTGAACCCCCCGGTGCGGCCGGTGCCGACCGTGGTGGGTCAGGCGGCCAAGCCGGCGGCGCAGCAGCTGACCCGCGAGGGTTTCCGCGTGGAGTTCGTGAAGGGTCAGGCGGCGGGCCGCGCGGTCGGGTCGATCATTAGGCAGGACCCGGTGGGCAATTCGAACCTCCCGGTCGGGCGCCTGGTTACGCTGACGGTGAACAATCCCCCGTCGATCGAGGTGCCGCGCCTAGAGGAGATGACGCCGGCTCAGGCGCGGGACGCGCTGAAGGGCAGCGCCATGACGGTCGGGAAGATCGTGAAGGTGGACGGCACCCTAACCGGCACGCCGGAAGGGCGGGTGGTGGCGCAGCTGCCCGAGGCCGGCTCGACGGCGCAGCAGGGGCAGGCGGTGCAGCTGATGGTCAGCACCGGCATTGTCGGGAAGAGAACGTTTATTCCGGACCTGAAAGGGATGCAGTACGAGGACGCCCTGAAAACCATCCGCGCCGCGGGCCTGGTCGTGACCAAGGTCTCGCCGCAACCCAGTGACCTGAAGGAAGGAACGGTGCTGGAGCAGACGCCCCTGGCGTACGCGACCGTCACCACGGGCGGTCCGGTGTCTCTCACGGTGGCCGCGCCGCGGTACAGCGCCCCGAGCCGTCCGGCGGGCAGCCTGCCCCTGCCGCCCGCCCCGGAACCAGAACCCCAGCCAGAATCTCAGCCGGAACCGGATCCCGTTCCGGAGGACACGTCCACCACCTCCACTCAGACCCCGGAGACCAGCACGTCGGGGGGCACGCAGGAGATTCCAGCCGTGCCCGCCAGCGGGTCCACGCCGGAGGTGGCGGCGCCCCTGCCGCGCAGCGTCACGTTGCGGTACACCTTCCCCACGGACCTGCCGGACGGGACGTACACGCTGGCCGTGCGGGACGCGAACGGCGAACGCGCCCTGAACCTGAGCGCGGCCGCCGAGGCGCTGGCCGGGAAACAGATCACCACCACCGAGACGGTGCGGGGCGAAGCGGTGTTCATCATCCGGCGAGACGGGCAGGACTTCGCGCTGGAAACCCCCTGA
- a CDS encoding AzlD domain-containing protein, producing MSGWLVILLMWAVTYPARLLGLSLGRLELPPFWLAFLRFVPVSVFAALIVPDVLGSPEWARRVVGAVVGGALLWRTRSLALGILGGFAAYWAARLAGV from the coding sequence GTGAGCGGCTGGCTGGTGATCCTGCTGATGTGGGCGGTGACGTACCCGGCGCGGCTGCTGGGGCTCAGCCTGGGCCGCCTGGAGTTGCCGCCGTTCTGGCTGGCGTTTCTGCGGTTCGTGCCGGTCAGTGTGTTTGCGGCGCTGATCGTGCCGGACGTGCTGGGCAGCCCCGAGTGGGCGCGGCGGGTGGTGGGGGCCGTGGTGGGCGGCGCGCTGCTGTGGCGGACCCGCAGTCTTGCGTTGGGCATTCTGGGGGGTTTCGCGGCGTACTGGGCGGCGCGGCTGGCGGGCGTGTAG
- a CDS encoding AzlC family ABC transporter permease, producing MTARVVKHKVDWAAFGRGFRVMVPLWAGVVPFAVAYAVTARANGLSVWETCLMSVTVFAGASQFAAAGQFMAGGVPGVASALALVGTTFVLNARHVLYGLSLSRQLPLSRAQRLVAAQFLTDEAYGMVLVAGPRDPGGLSLGFLLGAELSLFAAWNAATLLGALAGAVLPDPDALGVGVIFPLAFLGLLVPLLAGRVAVLVALLSGLGAWGLGQVLPGGLVVLLVGVGGALLGALVSTRAGGRA from the coding sequence ATGACAGCGCGGGTTGTGAAACACAAGGTGGACTGGGCGGCGTTTGGGCGGGGGTTCCGGGTGATGGTGCCGTTGTGGGCGGGCGTGGTGCCGTTCGCGGTGGCGTACGCGGTGACGGCCCGCGCGAACGGGCTGAGCGTGTGGGAGACGTGCCTGATGAGTGTCACGGTGTTCGCCGGGGCGAGTCAGTTCGCCGCGGCGGGGCAGTTTATGGCTGGGGGCGTGCCGGGGGTGGCGTCGGCGCTGGCGCTGGTGGGGACGACGTTCGTGCTGAATGCCCGGCACGTGCTGTACGGCCTGAGTCTGTCGCGGCAGCTACCCCTGTCGCGCGCGCAGCGGCTGGTGGCGGCGCAGTTCCTGACGGATGAGGCGTACGGGATGGTGCTGGTGGCGGGTCCGCGTGACCCGGGGGGCCTGAGTCTGGGGTTCCTGCTGGGCGCGGAGCTGAGTCTGTTCGCGGCGTGGAACGCGGCGACGCTGCTCGGCGCGCTGGCGGGGGCGGTGCTGCCGGACCCAGACGCGCTGGGAGTGGGCGTGATCTTCCCGCTGGCGTTCCTGGGGCTGCTGGTGCCGCTCCTGGCAGGGCGGGTGGCGGTGCTCGTGGCGCTGCTGTCGGGGCTGGGCGCGTGGGGGTTGGGTCAGGTGCTGCCGGGGGGGCTGGTCGTGCTGCTGGTGGGTGTGGGTGGGGCGCTGCTGGGCGCGCTGGTCAGCACGCGGGCGGGGGGGCGGGCGTGA
- a CDS encoding helix-turn-helix transcriptional regulator, whose protein sequence is MKPPAAWTEPARLDLSPGERAVFRRPPDLPGVETLTARYVTHSFLPHAHEGVAVAVLLNGAERYRYRGGEQTVGAGEVAIVAPGEVHTGSALDAGGWAYRVAYVHPDWLGGAAGFREAVVRDPVLAGAWQAAHAALASAEASALAREALVREAVEVLLVRWGDAAPAHQAAVDHAGVREVQAFLDAHPDTTLNLSALAGRVGLSASHLSRSFRSVVGVPPHAYLLGVRAQAARPLLLRGIPIGEAALAVGFADQAHLTRVFTRVFGVTPGAFVRGAGSFKTAGRAVR, encoded by the coding sequence ATGAAGCCGCCCGCTGCCTGGACCGAGCCTGCGCGGCTCGACCTGTCGCCCGGGGAGCGCGCGGTGTTCCGCCGGCCGCCGGACCTGCCCGGCGTTGAGACCCTCACGGCGCGCTACGTGACGCATTCGTTCCTGCCGCACGCGCATGAGGGCGTGGCCGTCGCGGTGCTGCTGAACGGGGCAGAACGCTACCGCTACCGGGGTGGCGAGCAGACGGTCGGGGCGGGCGAGGTGGCGATCGTCGCGCCGGGCGAGGTGCACACGGGTTCGGCGCTGGACGCCGGGGGGTGGGCGTACCGGGTGGCGTACGTGCACCCGGACTGGCTGGGCGGCGCGGCCGGCTTCCGCGAGGCCGTCGTGCGGGACCCGGTGCTGGCCGGCGCGTGGCAGGCGGCGCATGCAGCGCTGGCGTCAGCGGAGGCGTCTGCGCTGGCACGCGAGGCGCTGGTGCGCGAAGCGGTGGAGGTGCTGCTGGTCCGATGGGGGGATGCCGCACCGGCCCATCAGGCGGCGGTGGATCACGCGGGGGTGCGTGAGGTTCAGGCGTTTCTGGACGCGCACCCGGACACCACGCTGAATCTGTCAGCGCTGGCGGGGCGGGTGGGCCTGAGTGCGTCGCACCTGTCGCGGTCGTTCCGGTCGGTGGTGGGCGTCCCGCCGCACGCGTACCTGCTGGGCGTGCGGGCGCAGGCGGCGCGCCCGCTGCTGCTGCGCGGCATACCGATCGGGGAGGCGGCGCTGGCGGTGGGCTTTGCGGATCAGGCACACCTGACGCGGGTGTTCACGCGAGTGTTCGGCGTGACCCCCGGGGCGTTCGTGCGGGGAGCAGGATCATTCAAGACCGCGGGGCGCGCCGTCCGGTAG
- a CDS encoding MerR family transcriptional regulator, giving the protein MAALTGVSVRLLHHYDEIGLLRPAERSDGNYRLYTPHDLARLRRVLTWRALGVPLAQVAGVLDAPPELEREALRAHAARLQDSLRRAEHTLREVQARLDALDSRAEETIMNIEDVKAVFDGFDPAQYEDEARERWGDTDAYQQSAARTARYTKADWERVRAEMDGITAEYLTLMDGGVPASDERAQAVAARHRAHISGAYYDASAAMMRGLAQMWVADERFTKNIDRARPGLAAYQSAAVTAWADAQQE; this is encoded by the coding sequence GTGGCGGCACTCACGGGCGTGAGCGTGCGCCTGCTTCACCACTACGACGAGATCGGGCTGCTGCGCCCCGCCGAGCGCAGCGACGGAAACTACCGCCTATACACCCCGCACGATCTGGCGCGGCTGCGGCGCGTGCTGACGTGGCGGGCGCTGGGCGTGCCCCTGGCCCAGGTGGCGGGTGTGCTGGACGCCCCGCCGGAATTGGAACGCGAGGCCCTGCGCGCCCACGCCGCGCGGCTACAGGACAGCCTGCGCCGCGCCGAGCACACGCTGCGGGAGGTGCAGGCCCGGCTGGACGCCCTGGACAGCAGGGCAGAGGAGACAATCATGAACATCGAGGACGTGAAAGCAGTATTCGACGGGTTCGATCCCGCGCAGTACGAGGATGAGGCCCGGGAGCGATGGGGTGACACGGACGCGTACCAGCAGAGTGCGGCGCGCACCGCCCGGTACACGAAGGCCGACTGGGAACGCGTGCGTGCGGAGATGGACGGTATCACCGCCGAGTACCTGACCCTGATGGACGGGGGCGTGCCCGCCTCGGACGAGCGGGCTCAGGCGGTCGCGGCGCGGCACCGGGCGCACATCAGCGGCGCGTACTACGACGCTTCCGCCGCGATGATGCGCGGCCTGGCGCAGATGTGGGTGGCCGACGAGCGGTTCACGAAGAACATTGACCGCGCGCGCCCTGGCCTGGCTGCGTATCAGAGCGCGGCAGTCACGGCGTGGGCCGACGCCCAGCAGGAGTGA
- a CDS encoding helix-turn-helix transcriptional regulator, translated as MTSDEPTERVQIPIQRLFLLARLLRDRPHTVAELAATTGQTLAVTARDLHELEGLEPDLRVQPGPPQRYVIGVGQSLDDAGRLTLLRGLDALAGHSGQGSASLEPLRRILTDALPAHVQAALPSPPRTARPAALDQALTAVTQAWLACRPIRFQEWRPGARRAARLHPLRIEAHPVTGDLLVVGRDPDHAGEVRMYRLSRLLHVTLEDGTFTPDPLDPSQTPALPSVPQPAGKGPSVNVLLRFTGEAKFRVLEGGHACLGEPIINPDGSVDAPLLAPLDAQGLPRSVLPWLLSWGPNVQVIGPDAVRATWQRLTQEAAAAAQQLPTLFVQHGAA; from the coding sequence ATGACCTCCGACGAGCCGACCGAGCGTGTCCAGATCCCCATCCAGCGCCTGTTCCTACTCGCGCGCCTGCTGCGCGACCGGCCTCATACTGTGGCGGAACTCGCGGCGACCACCGGGCAGACGTTGGCCGTCACCGCGCGCGACCTGCACGAACTGGAAGGTCTGGAGCCCGACCTGCGCGTGCAGCCGGGGCCACCCCAGCGGTACGTGATCGGCGTGGGCCAATCACTGGATGACGCAGGGCGGCTGACGCTGCTGCGCGGCCTGGACGCCCTTGCGGGCCACAGCGGCCAGGGGAGCGCCAGCCTCGAACCTCTGCGCCGCATCCTGACAGACGCGCTGCCGGCGCACGTGCAGGCCGCGCTGCCCAGCCCACCCCGCACGGCCCGGCCCGCCGCGCTGGATCAGGCGCTGACTGCAGTCACGCAGGCGTGGCTGGCGTGCCGCCCCATTCGCTTCCAGGAGTGGCGGCCCGGCGCACGCCGCGCCGCGAGACTCCACCCGCTGCGGATCGAGGCGCACCCGGTCACGGGGGACCTGCTCGTCGTGGGCCGCGACCCCGACCACGCGGGCGAGGTCCGCATGTACCGCCTGAGCCGCCTGCTGCACGTCACGCTGGAGGACGGCACCTTCACACCCGATCCTCTCGACCCGTCGCAGACGCCCGCGCTGCCCAGCGTCCCACAGCCCGCCGGGAAGGGACCCAGCGTGAACGTCCTGCTGCGCTTCACGGGCGAGGCGAAGTTCCGGGTGCTGGAGGGTGGGCACGCGTGCCTGGGCGAACCCATCATCAACCCGGACGGCAGCGTGGACGCGCCGCTCCTCGCGCCGTTGGACGCGCAGGGCCTGCCGCGTAGCGTGCTGCCGTGGCTGCTGTCCTGGGGCCCGAACGTGCAGGTGATCGGCCCGGACGCCGTGCGCGCCACGTGGCAGCGCCTGACGCAGGAGGCCGCCGCAGCTGCGCAGCAGCTGCCCACCCTGTTCGTCCAGCACGGCGCGGCGTGA
- a CDS encoding amino acid ABC transporter permease: MTEVLEGFRTVLSGAYPRLLLSGLGLTLAVSVCALLVSVLVGTVLGAARVLRVPVLGRLGDAYVTVVRGIPLIVLLSVVYYGLPTLGVTLPDFPAAVLALGLYSAAYTSEIVRGGMGSVPAGQAEAARSLGLSRIQALRFVVLPQAWRVALPALGNEFISLILGSSLASAVTLQELFSQGRYITNATYRQFEVYAVLALVYFLLTFALSGLVRWLESRLSRGVTLPERRVI, translated from the coding sequence GTGACGGAAGTGCTGGAGGGGTTCCGGACGGTGCTGTCCGGGGCGTACCCGCGGCTGCTGCTGTCGGGACTGGGCCTGACGCTGGCGGTGAGTGTGTGCGCGCTGCTCGTGTCGGTCCTGGTGGGCACGGTCCTGGGTGCGGCGCGGGTACTGCGCGTGCCGGTGCTGGGGCGGCTGGGGGACGCGTACGTGACGGTGGTGCGCGGCATTCCGCTGATTGTGCTGCTGTCGGTGGTGTACTACGGCCTGCCGACGCTGGGCGTGACGCTACCGGATTTCCCGGCGGCGGTACTGGCGCTGGGGCTGTACTCGGCGGCGTACACGAGTGAGATCGTGCGTGGGGGCATGGGCAGCGTCCCGGCTGGGCAGGCTGAGGCGGCCCGCAGTCTGGGCCTCAGCCGCATTCAGGCGCTGAGGTTCGTGGTGTTGCCGCAGGCGTGGCGGGTGGCGCTGCCGGCGCTGGGCAACGAGTTCATCAGTCTGATTCTGGGCAGCAGTCTGGCCAGCGCGGTGACCTTGCAGGAACTGTTCAGTCAGGGTCGGTACATCACGAACGCCACCTACCGGCAGTTCGAGGTATACGCGGTGCTGGCGCTGGTCTACTTCCTGCTGACGTTCGCGCTGTCAGGGTTGGTGCGGTGGCTGGAGTCGCGCCTGAGTCGCGGTGTGACCTTACCGGAACGCCGCGTGATCTGA
- a CDS encoding DMT family transporter, with translation MHAWLYLLTAIALEVTGTLSLKHLHDQPLTHTLLTYAQLSGAFYLLSRAFRQIPVAVAFATWEALGLLSLTVLGAVLLGEHLPPTHLLALGGLLLGSALLGRGTRHPPEDTRAPADHTVPPAPVTGQPA, from the coding sequence ATGCACGCCTGGCTGTACCTCCTGACGGCAATCGCCCTGGAGGTCACCGGCACCCTCAGCCTGAAACACCTGCACGACCAGCCGCTGACGCACACACTGCTCACATACGCCCAGCTATCTGGTGCGTTCTACTTGCTGTCCCGCGCGTTCCGGCAGATCCCGGTCGCCGTGGCCTTCGCCACCTGGGAGGCGCTGGGCCTCCTGAGCCTCACCGTCCTGGGTGCCGTCCTGCTGGGCGAGCACCTGCCCCCCACGCACCTGCTCGCGCTGGGCGGCCTGCTGCTCGGCAGCGCCCTGCTCGGACGCGGCACCCGCCACCCACCCGAGGATACGCGGGCCCCAGCCGACCACACGGTCCCCCCTGCACCTGTCACGGGGCAGCCCGCATGA
- a CDS encoding SMR family transporter has protein sequence MTLTTALLIIGATLLDVLANLLLKRSDGFTRPAYFVGAVLTVLLAFSLIGLAARDLPVAVAYALWGGLGIGTTALLSQRIDGARLTPTGWAGLALILGSLAVLSLTP, from the coding sequence ATGACCCTCACCACTGCCCTCCTCATCATCGGGGCCACCCTGCTGGACGTCCTGGCGAACCTCCTCCTGAAACGCAGCGACGGGTTCACCCGCCCCGCGTACTTCGTCGGCGCCGTCCTGACCGTCCTGCTGGCCTTCAGCCTGATCGGCCTCGCCGCGCGCGACCTGCCGGTCGCCGTCGCCTACGCCCTCTGGGGTGGCCTGGGCATCGGCACCACCGCCCTCCTCAGTCAGCGCATCGACGGCGCCCGCCTGACACCCACCGGCTGGGCAGGCCTCGCCCTGATCCTTGGCAGCCTCGCCGTCCTCAGCCTGACACCCTGA
- a CDS encoding ABC transporter substrate-binding protein, with amino-acid sequence MKRFVMIAAVLGVAVAGASQAATVAEVKKKGVLVLGTDPTFAPFEFKGPDGQVQGFEIDIARAVAKDLGVRLEIRAVGFGALMPQAVTSGRVDMAISAITITPERAKVVSFSQPYFRSAQVFIVRAGNPGKFAWPASVKGKVIGVQGNTTGQFVANDTLKPKGATIKVYDDFAAGLADVRAGRIAALVGDAPTVDDLKKRLPGQFEQAGKDLAAEDYGMVFRKGSDLAAAANRTLARLKASGEYQQLLNKWIVQK; translated from the coding sequence ATGAAGCGTTTCGTGATGATTGCGGCGGTGCTGGGCGTGGCGGTGGCGGGTGCGTCCCAGGCGGCGACGGTGGCCGAGGTGAAGAAGAAGGGCGTGCTGGTGCTGGGGACCGATCCGACGTTCGCGCCGTTCGAGTTCAAGGGTCCGGACGGGCAGGTGCAGGGTTTCGAGATTGATATTGCGCGGGCGGTGGCGAAGGATCTGGGCGTGCGGCTGGAGATCCGCGCGGTGGGCTTCGGGGCACTGATGCCGCAGGCGGTCACGTCGGGCCGGGTGGACATGGCGATCAGTGCGATCACGATCACGCCGGAGCGGGCGAAGGTGGTGTCGTTCAGCCAGCCGTACTTCCGGTCGGCGCAGGTCTTCATCGTGCGGGCCGGGAATCCCGGGAAGTTCGCGTGGCCCGCGAGCGTGAAGGGGAAGGTGATCGGTGTGCAGGGGAACACGACGGGGCAGTTCGTGGCGAACGACACGCTGAAACCGAAGGGCGCGACCATCAAGGTGTATGACGATTTCGCGGCTGGACTGGCGGACGTCCGCGCGGGCCGCATTGCGGCGCTGGTGGGGGACGCCCCCACGGTGGATGACCTGAAAAAGCGCCTGCCGGGGCAGTTCGAGCAGGCCGGGAAGGATCTGGCCGCCGAGGATTACGGCATGGTGTTCAGGAAGGGCAGTGATCTCGCCGCCGCCGCGAACAGGACGCTGGCGCGCCTGAAGGCCAGCGGAGAATACCAGCAGCTGCTGAACAAGTGGATTGTGCAGAAATAA
- a CDS encoding TlpA family protein disulfide reductase, translated as MDWPAPTDFVHGDPLPPPQDWTRPGLVMTFNLECPGCVSRGIPFIKRLHAEFGDAVHLLAVHTSYGHRQLPRGDVEPTLKKFAQTYAKLPFPVALDLTGTLARHWHTEGTPHWLAFAPGGDLIRSVYGSQENAQTRLQYLLEEWTGRTGGQQV; from the coding sequence ATGGATTGGCCCGCCCCCACCGACTTCGTCCACGGCGACCCCCTCCCCCCACCACAGGACTGGACGCGGCCTGGGCTGGTCATGACCTTCAACCTCGAATGCCCCGGCTGCGTCTCCCGCGGCATCCCGTTCATTAAGCGCCTGCACGCCGAATTCGGCGACGCCGTCCACCTCCTCGCCGTCCACACCAGTTACGGCCACCGCCAACTGCCTAGAGGGGACGTCGAACCCACCCTGAAAAAATTCGCCCAGACCTACGCGAAACTCCCGTTCCCCGTCGCCCTCGACCTTACTGGCACCCTCGCCCGACACTGGCACACCGAAGGCACCCCCCACTGGCTCGCCTTCGCCCCCGGCGGCGACCTCATCCGCAGCGTGTACGGCAGCCAGGAGAACGCCCAGACCAGACTCCAGTACCTCCTGGAAGAATGGACCGGGCGCACCGGGGGCCAACAGGTTTAA
- a CDS encoding permease prefix domain 1-containing protein — protein MTTAAHTTPRVLTAYLRRATWGLPEARRQELWDELEEHLLTRADHLMLTGLTPTQATAQAIRELGPPARVTLGMAQVYTMPKLILTAATLALGISAGLYALAGGSGPAVHISVVKGTLPQPICQQGKVPQEKIASIVSQDSTTCYIPTSSADLLPGAYVSEATVRTLAESLGLQVTMRPDGWMNVADREGRMSFSSRAASVQNGLRYFDVTNIPHVLRIASPVIFSGFDHPVVRTDKTAYDLSPASGADVYGSFSTVFWQMVDRVSNLTVSLDARYTHVIRTDQPEGEVVMLTSSRDQKYAFNFAEVKKDGIITIRSAEQKLRWTSDPKKLEGQGNTGRPQAVLMRVSNVPLNTLKSGIFVPAQATSDAR, from the coding sequence GTGACCACCGCCGCTCACACCACCCCACGTGTGCTCACCGCGTACCTGCGGCGCGCCACCTGGGGCCTGCCGGAGGCGCGCCGCCAAGAACTGTGGGACGAACTCGAAGAGCACCTGCTGACGCGCGCCGACCACCTGATGCTGACCGGCCTCACCCCCACTCAGGCCACCGCCCAGGCCATCCGTGAACTCGGGCCACCCGCCCGCGTCACCCTGGGCATGGCACAGGTGTACACCATGCCAAAACTCATCCTCACCGCCGCCACCCTCGCCCTCGGCATCAGCGCCGGACTCTACGCCCTCGCAGGCGGCAGCGGGCCTGCCGTGCATATCTCCGTCGTGAAAGGCACGCTCCCGCAGCCCATCTGTCAGCAGGGCAAAGTACCACAGGAAAAAATTGCCAGTATTGTCAGCCAGGACAGCACCACCTGCTACATCCCAACAAGCTCTGCCGATCTGCTTCCGGGCGCCTACGTCAGCGAAGCGACGGTCCGCACTCTTGCGGAGTCCCTCGGCCTGCAGGTCACCATGCGACCTGATGGCTGGATGAATGTGGCTGACCGTGAAGGACGTATGAGCTTCTCATCGCGGGCGGCCAGCGTTCAGAACGGACTGCGCTATTTCGACGTCACCAACATTCCCCACGTGCTACGGATCGCGTCACCCGTCATCTTCTCTGGCTTCGACCATCCCGTGGTTCGCACCGACAAAACCGCCTATGATCTCTCCCCGGCGAGTGGAGCCGACGTGTACGGCAGCTTCTCCACGGTCTTCTGGCAGATGGTAGACAGAGTGTCCAATCTCACAGTGAGCCTCGACGCTCGGTACACCCATGTCATCAGGACCGATCAGCCCGAGGGGGAGGTCGTGATGTTGACGTCCTCCAGAGACCAAAAGTATGCCTTCAATTTCGCTGAGGTGAAGAAGGATGGCATCATCACCATCCGCTCCGCTGAACAAAAACTCCGGTGGACTTCCGACCCGAAGAAGCTGGAAGGGCAGGGCAACACGGGGCGGCCACAAGCGGTGCTCATGCGCGTTTCCAACGTCCCCCTCAACACCCTGAAGTCCGGCATTTTTGTGCCTGCTCAGGCGACGTCCGACGCCCGTTAA
- a CDS encoding PadR family transcriptional regulator: protein MNPDLLRGNLDLILLTLLEQQPLYGFAIIQAARDRTGGYFDFKEGSLYPALHRLEAEGFLAAQHGETGRNGKPRKYYAITDRGREILKAKRQEFAAFTGAVHQLGGTGA, encoded by the coding sequence ATGAACCCAGACCTGCTGCGCGGCAACCTCGACCTCATCCTCCTGACCCTCCTCGAACAGCAGCCCCTCTACGGCTTCGCGATCATCCAGGCAGCCCGCGACCGCACCGGCGGCTACTTCGACTTCAAGGAAGGTAGCCTCTACCCCGCCCTGCACCGCCTGGAAGCCGAAGGGTTCCTCGCCGCGCAGCACGGCGAAACCGGCCGTAACGGCAAACCCCGCAAGTACTACGCCATCACCGACCGGGGCCGCGAAATCCTGAAGGCCAAACGCCAGGAATTCGCCGCCTTTACCGGCGCCGTGCATCAGCTCGGTGGGACCGGCGCGTGA